The following nucleotide sequence is from Dehalococcoidia bacterium.
GAACCCAGGTCCCGCAACATGACCAGGAAGACACAGCTCACGCCATAGCAGGCGGCGTTGAGGAAAAGGGCGTACCCCATGCCGGCGTATTCAATAATCAGACCTGCCAGCGCAGGGGCCATAATTCGCCCAGTGTTGAACACGGCCATATTCAGCGAGGTCGCGTTTAGTATGTCTTCCCCGTCTACCAAGTCCGGCACGATCGCCATCTGGGCAGGCATGTTTAGGCCCTGGACCGTCCCCAGGACCAATGCGATGCCGTAGATGTGCCAGATCGTTATCAGCTGGAGTGCCGCCAGTGTGGCTACCAGGAGTATTAGCGCCATCACGAGGATCCTGCTGACAAACAACAGCCAGCGCCGGTCAACCCTGTCCGCGAATATGCCGCCAACGGTAAGCATTGCCAGGTTCGGTACACCATAGATGGCAATCACAATACCGAGTTGGGCAGCTGAGTCAGTCAGTTCTAGGGCCAGCCAACCAAGGATGAGAAATTGCATGCCCAGCGCCGCTGACTGGCCAATGCCAGAGAGCCAGTACAGGCGGAAGTTTCGATGTCTGAGCGCACTGAACGCTTGAATTCTGGGTGCAGTGCGTTGAGTAGTCGCTGTGCGGGTTAGGTCAGAGTTGTCGTCGGGCACAGCTACTGGTCTTTCTGGCGGACAGTGGATTCGGCATGAAATCCATCACATTCGATTTCTCTCGTGTAGGCATACTGTGAGGGGACACTAAGCCATTGGCTTGATATCACTCACATTGAGCAGAGTTGCGCCGTAGTTCTCGAGGGCTGTGTCGCTAACCATGAAATGCTGGGCCGCGGCGTTGATGTTGCGGAGGCAGCGCTGCAATATGTTGCTCCGATGGATTGCGGAGCCGCCCGCGTATCTGAACGCGATGGTGGCGACTTCGATTGCAACCTGTGTTACATACGCCGAGACCGCCCGCATTTCGGACTGCATAGCATCGTCTGGAACATGGCCGTGCGACGCAGTCTGGTAGGCCCGCTCAAACACGTCATGTGCAAGACTGCGAGCAGCGCGAAGACGGAAGTCACATGCGGCGATGTCCCCACGAAACGCCTCTCTATCGGCCAGTGACGACACTGGAGGATTTCCTCGTTTAGTCTTCGGGGCTAGGCCAACGATCTCGTCGAAAGCTCGCTGGGCGATTCCGAGGGCGATCCCCGAATGCTCATTTGCGACAAAACCCGGTCTTCCCATTCGATAAATGGCCCCGCCGCGCTTTGGCATCCATGTAGCCGATTCCCATGTGAATGATTCGGGCACAAACACCTCGCTGGCGGAGATGTCGTTGCTGCCGCTTCCCTCCAGTCCCGTTACGTGCCAGTTGTCGTGGATGTGACCCTCACTTACGGGAAAGACCATTGATAGCCGTGCGGGAACGCCATCTCTGGGATTCTCTACGGCTGCTCCCGCGGTCATCCACTCAGCGTGACGGACACCGCTGGCGAAAGGCCACCGCCCGGTCAGCATGTAGCCGCCTTCAACGCGAGTAGCGACACCTCTGAGGGCTGTTGATGTAGCGCCTGTGGGGATTCGTTCCCCACCGAATATCTGGGCGACAGCTTCGTCTTTAGTGAATGCTCCGGGCTGTCCAATTGCGGTTGCGCCAATCATCAGGCACCAACCTGCAGATGCGTCGATGTACGAGAGGGCCTCTATGACCTCGATCTGTGTGACAGGGTCAGCTTCCGCTCCGCCTAAGACCCCTGGCAGCTTGAGCGTGAAGAGACCAGCGTCCCGCATAACTTCGACGGCGGCAGGGGCGAGAGTCCCGATCCGCTCTGACTCGTCAGCGGAAGCCGCCACTGTCTCCCGCACGTCTTCTACAAGCGCAAGCAGGGCGTTCCTCTTTTCGCCACGGTCCTTTGGAAATTTCGGCA
It contains:
- a CDS encoding acyl-CoA dehydrogenase family protein — protein: MNLPKFPKDRGEKRNALLALVEDVRETVAASADESERIGTLAPAAVEVMRDAGLFTLKLPGVLGGAEADPVTQIEVIEALSYIDASAGWCLMIGATAIGQPGAFTKDEAVAQIFGGERIPTGATSTALRGVATRVEGGYMLTGRWPFASGVRHAEWMTAGAAVENPRDGVPARLSMVFPVSEGHIHDNWHVTGLEGSGSNDISASEVFVPESFTWESATWMPKRGGAIYRMGRPGFVANEHSGIALGIAQRAFDEIVGLAPKTKRGNPPVSSLADREAFRGDIAACDFRLRAARSLAHDVFERAYQTASHGHVPDDAMQSEMRAVSAYVTQVAIEVATIAFRYAGGSAIHRSNILQRCLRNINAAAQHFMVSDTALENYGATLLNVSDIKPMA
- a CDS encoding MFS transporter gives rise to the protein MPDDNSDLTRTATTQRTAPRIQAFSALRHRNFRLYWLSGIGQSAALGMQFLILGWLALELTDSAAQLGIVIAIYGVPNLAMLTVGGIFADRVDRRWLLFVSRILVMALILLVATLAALQLITIWHIYGIALVLGTVQGLNMPAQMAIVPDLVDGEDILNATSLNMAVFNTGRIMAPALAGLIIEYAGMGYALFLNAACYGVSCVFLVMLRDLGSSRQAGSTNVMRDLGDGIRFAANSPIAFTMIGLSFVFGFFGASYVQVLPAFGREVLNMNADGAGFLLTVTGVGSLVGNLVIASFGDFRGKNMLLLGMIFTFGITLLLFALTPIYLVSLALLFLTGVGFTGFISVGTTILQITTPPQLRGRMMSFWLNGAAMHYIGALPLGYVGENLGWSISLSGGALAMMGVVLWLGVIRSPLRRLKV